The stretch of DNA TCCAATCGGAAAAGGTCCTCATCACCGGCGCGACTGGAAAGATCGCGTTTCCCATCGCCCGTGCGCTCGCCGAGCGCAATGAGGTCTGGGGCGCCGCCCGCCTGCGGGATCCGGCCGATCGGGACAAGCTTGCGGCCGCCGGTGTCAGACCCGTAGCGCTCGACATGAGCGCAGGTGATTTCTCGGCAGTGCCCGACGATTTCACTTACGTCTTCCATGCCGCAGTCGACGTCGGTGCCGGCGAATGGACGGACTGTGTGGACACCAACGCGCAGAAATCCGGCGACTTGCTCCACCACTGCCGCGCCGCCAAGGGCTTCGTCTTCTGCTCGACCGGCTCGGTCTACGGCTACCAAGGGCAGCGACCGCTTCGCGAGACCGATCCGCCAGGCGTTCCTCTTCGCGCCAACTACAGCTTCGCCAAGATCGCCGCCGAGGCGGTGTGCACGTGGGTTGCCAAGCAGTATCAGATCCCACTAACGATCATCCGGATCTGCTCCACCTACGGACCCGAAGGTGGAGCGCCCGCAGATCGTCTGGAGATGATGTTGGCCCACAAGCCGATTCGGCTTTACCCCGACAAGCCCAACAACTACAACCCGATCTATGAAGATGACTACGTCGAATTCGGCATCAAGGCCATGGAAGTCGCTTCGACGCCACCGGTCGTGGTGAACTGGGCAGGTAGCGAAACGGTCAGCATCGAGGACTACAGCGCCTACATGGGTGAGTTGGTCGGCGTCGAGCCCATATTCGAGTACACCGCCGACGCGCACACACCGTTATGGCCGGACGTGACACACATGCACGAGGTGCTCGGGTATACGAAAGTGCCATGGCGCGACGGTTTCCGGCGGATGATCGAAGCTCGCCATCCCGAAATCACTTTGACCGAAGGCAAATAACGATGCAGCTTCCTGGCACACCGTCGGACGACATCGCCGGTGTCCTCGAAACGGGCAACGGAGACATCACCACCCTGTTCGTCTCCATGGCCACCCGTCACCCTGACGGTGCGGACGCCGAGTATCTGCGTTGGCACACACTAGACCATCGCCCGGAACAGCATCGGTTGTCGGCGGTGCGTGCGTCGCTTCGGTTGGTCTCGACGCAGGCGTGCCGGTCAGCACGTGCGACGAGCAGAGCACCTTACGACGACATCGACCACGTGATGACGTACTTCTTCACCGATCCCAGCGGTATGACAGGCTTCCTGGAACTCGCCAAGGGGCTGAGCAACGCGGGCCGAAAACTTCCGCTACTGCCCCCGGTTGAGCGTGGCATCTATCGAGTTGAGGACAAGGCCGCGGCGCCGCGGGTCAAAGTCGGCGCGGACGTGCTGCCGTGGTGGCCTGTTCGCGGCGTATATCTCCTGCTGGAAGCGAACGCGTCGGCGGCGACGGATCTGACCGACATCGATGGCGTCGCCGGTGTCTGGTCTGCGGTGTCGCAATCCGTCGACGCCCGGCTGGCGAGTGCTCCTGCGGGCCAGACGATTTCGTACTGCTTCCTCGACTGCGATCCGGTCTCAGCCGCGGAACGGCTACGCCCGGCGCTGGAGAAACGGTGGAGCGACGGCGACATCGAACCGCTCCTCGCTGCTCCGTTCCACGCCGTGGTGCCATACGAATGGGACCGCTATGTGCCATAGGAGGTCGTCGTGCGGATCGGCTTGATGGTCGGCTCCGACAAGGAGCGCGCACGAGCAGACCGGCTGACCGGATTGCTTGAGGACGGAAAGACCGGCGAGGCCCAAGGTTTCGCGTCGTTCTGGTTTCCGCAGGTGCCCGGCTATCTCGACGCGATGACGGCCGTCGCGCTTCTGGGGCAGGTCACCGAACGGATCGAGATCGGAACGGCGGTGGTCCCCATTCAAACCCGCCATCCGCTGATCATGGCGCAGCAGGCGTTGACTACACAGGCGGCTTGCTCTGGACGGTTCAGTCTCGGTGTCGGGCCGTCACACCATTGGATCATCGCGGACCAGCTGGGCTTGCCATATGACCGGCCGGCGCGACTCGTCCGCGATTACCTCGACGTGCTTCTCGCCGCGTTCGCGGGTCCCGGCACGGTCGAGGTGGAGAACGCCGACTACCACGTGCACAGCCCGATCGACGTCGACGATTCATGCGAAATGCCAGTGCTTCTGGCCGCACTGGGCCCGGCTATGCTGCGGATCGCAGGTGAGCGCGCGGGCGGCACCATTCTGTGGATGGCCGACGAACGGGCGATCGGCGACTATGTGGTGCCACGCATCACCGCGGCGGCCGCCGCGGTTGGCAAGTCCAGAATCCGCGTGGTCGCAGGCGTTCCCGTCGCCCTGTGCTCACCACATGAAGTCGACGACGCCCGCGCATATGCCAGCGAGGTGCTCGGCCACGCCGACTTCTCCCCCAACTACGTTCGGTTGCTCGAACACGGCGACGCCGGAGACGCCGGCGACACGATGGCGGCGGGCGACGAGTCGACAGTGCTCGCACGCCTACAGCGGTACCGCGACGCCGGCGTCACCGATCTCGCCGCGCGTGTCGTTCCACTCGGCGACGACGCGCAGACGCGCACCAAGTCACGCCAACGCACCCAGGACTTCCTCGCTTCACTCGACCTCAATTGACAGACCTCCCCGACACCTGTAAAGAAACATCTACCCGGTGGCGGTGCGGAACGCCTCGACGAGTGACGAAAGCTCCTGCACCGCTCGGTCCGGTTCGACGGACAACGACGCCGGAAACCGGACGTCGGTCACCCCGGCGGCGACGAGCGCCGGGACGCCTGCAGTGGATGCATCAAAGTCTATCGATCCGTCGTCTCGTTTCACCACGCGCGCAACACCCTGCACCTGCAGATCGGTTGGTTCTGCGCCGAAGTCGCACACCCTGTCCTTCATCGCTGCGATCGCGGCGGGCAGATCAGCGTACGCCGGCCCCCACGGGATCCAGCCGCTTCCGAAACGGGCAATCCGGCGCGCGACAGCGTTATTCACCGTGCCGCTGACCCACACGGGCACGCCACCGGGTTGTACCGGCTTGGGCATTTGATGAATGCCGTCGAACGTCAGCTCGGGGGATTCGTAGGATGCCCGCTGCTGCGTCCACAGCGTCTGACAGACCTCGAGCGTGTGGTCGAGCAACCGTCCGCGATCCTCAAACGACAGGCCCGCGGCTTCGTATTCCTCCCGCTGCCAACCGACTCCGACACCGAGGTCGACTCGACCCTCCGACAACACGTCCAATGTGGCGAGTTGTTTGGCCAGCACTGCGGGGCGTCGTAGTGCGGCGAGCAGGATCGCGGTGCCCAGCCTGATCCGGGTAGTCGTTGCGGCGATGGCCGTCAGCACCATCAGGGGCTCCAACCAACTTCCATCGGGCCCCGTCGGCTGCCGCCCGCCCACCTGTCCACCTATCGTCGGATCGGCGTAGGCGGCCAAGTTCTCGCCGAACACCACGTGGTCTGACACCACCACGCGGTCAACACCCCCGGCGTCCATGGCGCGGGCGTATTCCAAGGTGGCACGCCAGTCATGGTGCGGACCGTCGGTGTAGGTCGTCAGGTAGAGCGACAGCTCGGGTGTGCGCGTGGTCATTACTTCTCCGATGACAAGGGTCGATCCCAATGATCCAACACCGCCGCACACGCCGAGGTCACGACAAGACCAGTCGCAACTTTTCCCAACCGCGAACTGTCGACGTCGGCGCGAGTTCCGCTGTCTCGTAGTCGATGTCCCACTCGGGCCATCGATTGAGCAGCTCGTCGAGCGCGACGCGACCTTCCAGCCTGGCGAGGTTCGCACCGAGGCAATAGTGCACACCCTTGCCGAACGTCAGATGCGAGATGTTGTCGCGGTGGATGTTGAACGTCTCGGCATCCTTGTAGCGTCGGGAGTCCCGGTTGGCCGCACCGAACAACAGCAGCATCGCACTGCCGGCCGGCACCGTCGTGCCGTAGCACGCGAAATCCTTTGCTATCCAACGCGCTACGTGAGGGCCGGTCGGCTCGAACCGCAGCGTCTCGTCAACGGCGCGCGTCAACAGTGACCGATCCTGCTCGATCTCGCGACGCTGATCCGGATGCTCGGCGAGCACCTTGGCCAGCCAGCCGATCAGGCGGCCCGTCGTCTCGTTACCGGCGCCCGCGACCACCTGCGTGTAGCGCAGGATCTCGTCGCGGGTCAGCTTGCGCGTCACCCCGTTCTCGTCTTCGAACTCGACGTTGAGCAGCGCCGTCATCAGATCATCCGAGGGATTCTTTGCCCGCCAGTCGATGTAATCGGCGTAGATCCGTCCGTCGGCGATCTTGTCGGCGGTGACGACCTTCATCGGCGCGCCCGGCTTGGTGCGCAGGTTTGCATCGTTGGCGTCGCGGACCTGGACCTGCTCGGACTCGGGGATGCCAAGCAACATGCCGATTACGCGCATCGGCATCATCGAAGCCAGCTCCGCGATGATGTCGAAGCCGTCCGAACCCACATGCGGGTCAAGGCAATTGACGCAATACGCCCGGATCTGGTCCTCGATCTCGGCCATCCGCCGCGGCGTGAACACCCGAGACATCAGCCCGCGCAGCATCGTGTGCACCGGCGGATCCTCCATCATCATCACGCCCTTGGGCATATCGAAGTTCGACTGAACCAGCTCGAGAATGTCTCCGCGGCTGCTCGAGAACGTCTCCCAGTCGGCCAGTCCCTTCTCCACGTCGGCGTACCGCGAGATCGCCCAGAAGTCAAAGCGCTCGTTGTAGTAGATCGGCGCTTCCTCGCGCAGCCGGGCATATACCGGGTAGGGATCGTGAACGATACTAACGTCATAGGGGTCGTAATAGACGTCGTGTGCAATTGTCATGCGGGAGCGGCCCTTTCGTTACTTCAGGCAGCTGCCCGCGTCGACGGGAAGCGTGACGCCGGTGATGTACCGGGCCTCGTCGGACGCGAGGAACAGCACCGCGTTGCTAATGTCTTCAGCGGTCACCCACGGGATGGGCAGCATGTGGAAGGTCTGGCAGACCGGCGCCATGTCGTCGGGGCCCGGGTTCTCCAGGTCCGGCCGGAACATCCGGTACGTCTGCTCGTTGTGTAGCAGCGGTGTGTTCACATGCGTCGGATGCACGGAGTTGACGCGGATGGAGTGCGCCCCGAGTTCGACGGCGAACGTCCGCATCAACCCGACGACGCCATGTTTTGCCGCAACATAGTGACCGGTGTGCGGGTAGGTCTTGAGCCCTGCGACCGAACTGGTCAAGATGATCGACCCGCCCCGGCCGCCGGCCAGCAGATGCGGAACGCCGGCCTTGACCGACTTCCACACGCCGGCGAGGTTGACGTCGATCATCTCCTGCCAGATGTCTTCCTTCATCCGGTCGAGCCGGGTTCCGATCGTTCCGATGCCGGCGTTGGCGACGACGATGTCCAATCGGCCCAGTTGTTCGACTCCGCTGTCGACGGCCTGCTTCAGCAGCTCATAGTCGCGGACGTCGACCTCGGCGGTGACGATGCGGCGATCCAGCGCCTTGACCAGGTCAGCGGTCTCGGCGAGGTCTTCGGGAGTTGCCGGCGGAGCGGGCGAGTCGGCGAAGGGTCGGCAAATGTCGACGGCGATGATGTCGGCGCCTTCCTGCGCCAGGCGCACCGCGTGACTGCGTCCCTGGCCGCGCGCCGCGCCGGTGATGAACGCGACCTTGCCCTCTACCCGACCTGCCATTACCCCTCCTTTGATGACGTCGCCCATCATCTTTACCTGAGGGCCATACCGATGCTGTGCACTTGCACAAATCCGCGCTCCGGGTTGACGCGGCCGCACGCCGCCGACGATCGCTGTATGCCGGGTTGATGCGCGTGCTGCGCACCATTTTCGAGCCGTGGGCGCCACCCCGCGATGCTGAACGCTTACTTCAGGGCACGGACGGCACCTGGCGGCCAAGAACTGGTTCGGCGCGGCTTTGACGCGGTGTGCCCGCGGCGATGGAGGTGCTGGCCGACGCCGACCCCGAGTTCGTCAAGGACGTCGACGATATTGTGTCCAGCGCCGTGTACGGCCTGATGGGTCGCTTCGCCGCCGGCGAGATCGACATCACCGCGATCCTGCCCAGCCTCGATCGCACCGTGTTCTACCTGACCGCTGGTTACGAGGCCCGAAAGCGTTGAGCGACAACGTCACGCCGTATACCACGACCCCGCCGAGGACCCCAGAATGCAGCAGTGAAAAGCACTGAAACAGCATCCAATTCAATGAGCGGCCAACGATGTTCAGCTCTTGACGCTCTCGGCTCGAGCCGCAAGCGCGGCGATCACATCGGGGAAATCGGCGCTGACAGCCGCGCCGACCTCGGCGGCGGCCTGGTCGGGACCCTCCGCCATGCACCGGTATGTGATCTGGGTGCCGTTCTCCATTGGTGTCAGTTGGTGCAGCACCCGTACGACGACGCCGGCATCAGGCACCGGTGTCTCGTCCTCGAAACCTCGTCCGGCCTCGACCCCCACGAGACGGAACGGCAACACGGTATCGTCCGACAGCGTCATCGTCGCGTTCGTGCCCGCCTCGAATGGACCGTCCATCTCGATTCCCGCGACCCCGGCGTTCCATTCCGACCAGGCCGCGGCATCGGCTAAGACGTCAAACAACCGGTCAGCACTCGCCGCGCTCTGTCCGGTGTATTCCTTGACCCACATGTCGGCTCCGTTCGTAGAAGTGCGCACATCGTAAACGCACACGCGAGGCGTGCACCGACGCTCAGCGTCACCGATGTGACTTCTCATACTTCGCGTCCAGTGTCGCCTGCTGAATTGCGGCGCTGGGGTGACTCAGGTCGCGCCCGCGGCGACATGTCTCTCAGCCATGCCCAAACTTGCTTAGCCACATAAGCATTCGCGACCGCACGACATCGGCGACCTGAGCACGGCTGGCTGGAGGGCGCACACCTGCTGTCAGTAAGTCTGGGCCGCCGTCTTTCCTCTCGCGCTGCGAGGTACCGCTGCCGTGGGGATGGCGTTGTCGATGAGGACGACAGCGATGGCGGCGGCAGTGGCGAAGGTGTCTGTGTCGAGGACTCGGTTGCGGGCCGAAGCACCATCCAGGAGCAGCGCCAGTTGTTCGCCGAGCAGTTCGGGGTTGGAGGCGCCGGCCTCGCGGGCAGCTTCGGTGAGCCGCGCGGCAAAAGCCAGCTTGTAGTCGCGGGCACGTATGCGTGCCGGGTGGTCCGGGTCGTGAAGCTCGACGGCCGCCGCGATGAACGGGCACAGGGGCGCGTGAATGTCGAAGACGGCGAGGAGCCGTTCACGGGGTGTGAGGTCGGTTCGGCCGAACACCTCGGGCAGCACGTCGGGATCGAATCGGCGTAAATGCTCGGCGATCAGCTCATCCTTGCCGGTGAAGTGCTGATAAAACGTGCGCTTCGACACCTGGGCCACCGCGCAGAGCTGGTCCAGGCCAGTGCTGTTGATGCCTTGATCGCGGAACAGTTGTCGAGAAGCACCGAGGATGCGCTCTCGAGCACCCCTGCCGCGCCGCAGGCCCCGCGGCCCCTTCTCCAACTCCGTCATACACCCAGCGTAGCTCACTTGGGTACGAATCGGTGTACATAGCTTGCGCTCGTGCAGCACTCTCCGATACGTTAAGCACGCAGATCGGTGTACATAAAAAACGGATTATCAGCTGAATGGAGTGAATCGTGGGAAAACTCGATGGCAAGGTCGCGGTGATCACCGGTGCGACAAGTGGCATGGCACTCGCCGGTGCCAAATCGTTCGTTGACGAAGGAGCTCACGTCTTCATCACAGGCCGACGCAAGGACGAGCTGAACAAGGCCGTCGAACAGATCGGCCGGAATGTGACTGGTGTGCAAGGTGATTCGGCCGACCTCGACGATCTGGGCCGTTTGTTCGACACGGTCAAACAGGAAAAGGGCGCGATCGATGTGTTGTGGGCCAGCGCTGGGACCGGCGCGCAGGCCAAGCTCGGCGAGATCACCGAGGAGGACTTCCACGACGCGTTCTGGCTGAACGCGCGCGGCACGCTCTTCACGGTGCAGAAGGCGCTACCCCTGTTCAACGACGGCGGCTCGATCTTCATGACCGGGTCGAACGCGTCACTCAGGGGCTACCCGAACTGGAGCGTGTACGCCGGAAGCAAGGCCGTGCTGCCCGCCTACGCGCGGGTGTGGGTGTCCGAGTTGAGGGACAGAAAGATCCGCGTGAACGTGCTGACCCCCGGCCAGGTCGCCTCGCCGATGTTGGAAGAGGTGATGGACGAGGAGATGAAGGCGCAGTTCGAATCCGTGATCCCGAGGCGAGAGATGGGCCGCCCTGAGGAGATCGCGTCGGCCGCATTGTTCCTCGCCTCCGACGACTCGAGCTATGTCAACGGCATGGAGCTGGTGGTCGACGGCGGCACCACAGTGATCTGAGTGAGACACGCCGGGACGTACGCCGCACACCGAACCGCGGCTGCTCAGCGGAGTCGTCCACCACAACCAATCACTATGGCGCTAAAGGGAATTGACGGCGCATCGATCAGGTCTCGCACACCACGTGCATCAAATGACTCAAGGAGAAACCATGACCAGGTTCGCCCCGTATCGCGACACCGTGCAGGCCTTCATCGACACAATGCATGGCGGCGCAGACGAGGACGCCCTCGCCGCAATACTCGCAGAGGACGTGGTGCTCTACGGCCCACTTGGCGATGAGCCAGTCACCGGCCGCGAGGCGGTCCTGGAAGCCATTCAGGGGGTCGGCACGGTGGCGACCGACCTCACCTATAACGAAGTCCTCAGCGGGGAGACGCACCACGCCGCGCACTTCCGACTACAGATCGAAGACACCGTGGTCAACGGGATGGACTACATCCTTCTCGACGCGGACGGAAAGATCGCTGAGGTGACCATCTGGTGGCGGCCACTGCCGGCCGGCGTCCAGATGCAAAGGCACCTTGCGGGCCACCTCGGCATTAAGCCCTGGGAACTCCTCACCCACACGCATTAGCGGTGAACCCCGATCTCCCACGGGCATGCCACCGGTCCTCAGACATGACACGAGATACACGACTAGACAGGACATCTCATGAAAAGCATCAGCATCATCGGAACCGGCAACATGGCCCGCGCGATCGGCGCGTTGGCAGTAGCGGGCGGCAACGCCGTCGAGGTCGTCGGCCGCGATCAGTCCAAGGCCGCTGACCTGGCCACGGCTCTCGGCGGCGGCGCCACGGCCGGAG from Mycobacterium sp. JS623 encodes:
- a CDS encoding NAD-dependent epimerase/dehydratase family protein, which translates into the protein MLQSEKVLITGATGKIAFPIARALAERNEVWGAARLRDPADRDKLAAAGVRPVALDMSAGDFSAVPDDFTYVFHAAVDVGAGEWTDCVDTNAQKSGDLLHHCRAAKGFVFCSTGSVYGYQGQRPLRETDPPGVPLRANYSFAKIAAEAVCTWVAKQYQIPLTIIRICSTYGPEGGAPADRLEMMLAHKPIRLYPDKPNNYNPIYEDDYVEFGIKAMEVASTPPVVVNWAGSETVSIEDYSAYMGELVGVEPIFEYTADAHTPLWPDVTHMHEVLGYTKVPWRDGFRRMIEARHPEITLTEGK
- a CDS encoding TIGR03619 family F420-dependent LLM class oxidoreductase → MTTRTPELSLYLTTYTDGPHHDWRATLEYARAMDAGGVDRVVVSDHVVFGENLAAYADPTIGGQVGGRQPTGPDGSWLEPLMVLTAIAATTTRIRLGTAILLAALRRPAVLAKQLATLDVLSEGRVDLGVGVGWQREEYEAAGLSFEDRGRLLDHTLEVCQTLWTQQRASYESPELTFDGIHQMPKPVQPGGVPVWVSGTVNNAVARRIARFGSGWIPWGPAYADLPAAIAAMKDRVCDFGAEPTDLQVQGVARVVKRDDGSIDFDASTAGVPALVAAGVTDVRFPASLSVEPDRAVQELSSLVEAFRTATG
- a CDS encoding SRPBCC family protein translates to MWVKEYTGQSAASADRLFDVLADAAAWSEWNAGVAGIEMDGPFEAGTNATMTLSDDTVLPFRLVGVEAGRGFEDETPVPDAGVVVRVLHQLTPMENGTQITYRCMAEGPDQAAAEVGAAVSADFPDVIAALAARAESVKS
- a CDS encoding mycofactocin-coupled SDR family oxidoreductase, producing the protein MAGRVEGKVAFITGAARGQGRSHAVRLAQEGADIIAVDICRPFADSPAPPATPEDLAETADLVKALDRRIVTAEVDVRDYELLKQAVDSGVEQLGRLDIVVANAGIGTIGTRLDRMKEDIWQEMIDVNLAGVWKSVKAGVPHLLAGGRGGSIILTSSVAGLKTYPHTGHYVAAKHGVVGLMRTFAVELGAHSIRVNSVHPTHVNTPLLHNEQTYRMFRPDLENPGPDDMAPVCQTFHMLPIPWVTAEDISNAVLFLASDEARYITGVTLPVDAGSCLK
- a CDS encoding nuclear transport factor 2 family protein translates to MTRFAPYRDTVQAFIDTMHGGADEDALAAILAEDVVLYGPLGDEPVTGREAVLEAIQGVGTVATDLTYNEVLSGETHHAAHFRLQIEDTVVNGMDYILLDADGKIAEVTIWWRPLPAGVQMQRHLAGHLGIKPWELLTHTH
- a CDS encoding SDR family NAD(P)-dependent oxidoreductase, which translates into the protein MGKLDGKVAVITGATSGMALAGAKSFVDEGAHVFITGRRKDELNKAVEQIGRNVTGVQGDSADLDDLGRLFDTVKQEKGAIDVLWASAGTGAQAKLGEITEEDFHDAFWLNARGTLFTVQKALPLFNDGGSIFMTGSNASLRGYPNWSVYAGSKAVLPAYARVWVSELRDRKIRVNVLTPGQVASPMLEEVMDEEMKAQFESVIPRREMGRPEEIASAALFLASDDSSYVNGMELVVDGGTTVI
- a CDS encoding LLM class F420-dependent oxidoreductase, with the translated sequence MRIGLMVGSDKERARADRLTGLLEDGKTGEAQGFASFWFPQVPGYLDAMTAVALLGQVTERIEIGTAVVPIQTRHPLIMAQQALTTQAACSGRFSLGVGPSHHWIIADQLGLPYDRPARLVRDYLDVLLAAFAGPGTVEVENADYHVHSPIDVDDSCEMPVLLAALGPAMLRIAGERAGGTILWMADERAIGDYVVPRITAAAAAVGKSRIRVVAGVPVALCSPHEVDDARAYASEVLGHADFSPNYVRLLEHGDAGDAGDTMAAGDESTVLARLQRYRDAGVTDLAARVVPLGDDAQTRTKSRQRTQDFLASLDLN
- a CDS encoding TetR/AcrR family transcriptional regulator — its product is MTELEKGPRGLRRGRGARERILGASRQLFRDQGINSTGLDQLCAVAQVSKRTFYQHFTGKDELIAEHLRRFDPDVLPEVFGRTDLTPRERLLAVFDIHAPLCPFIAAAVELHDPDHPARIRARDYKLAFAARLTEAAREAGASNPELLGEQLALLLDGASARNRVLDTDTFATAAAIAVVLIDNAIPTAAVPRSARGKTAAQTY
- a CDS encoding cytochrome P450, which gives rise to MTIAHDVYYDPYDVSIVHDPYPVYARLREEAPIYYNERFDFWAISRYADVEKGLADWETFSSSRGDILELVQSNFDMPKGVMMMEDPPVHTMLRGLMSRVFTPRRMAEIEDQIRAYCVNCLDPHVGSDGFDIIAELASMMPMRVIGMLLGIPESEQVQVRDANDANLRTKPGAPMKVVTADKIADGRIYADYIDWRAKNPSDDLMTALLNVEFEDENGVTRKLTRDEILRYTQVVAGAGNETTGRLIGWLAKVLAEHPDQRREIEQDRSLLTRAVDETLRFEPTGPHVARWIAKDFACYGTTVPAGSAMLLLFGAANRDSRRYKDAETFNIHRDNISHLTFGKGVHYCLGANLARLEGRVALDELLNRWPEWDIDYETAELAPTSTVRGWEKLRLVLS